In Desulfovibrio desulfuricans, the genomic stretch GCACGAACAGCCCAACTATGGCGGCGCACACAATAAAGGAAAGCTGTTTTATACGCATAGATCACCTGCCCGGTGTGCGGGCCTGCCAAGGCAGGGCACCTGAGTGACATGCAAGGCCGCACGCCAACACCGTTTGGGAAGGGATAAAATGATGCGGCCGGGCTTGCAGGGCGTAGCCCGCCGTTCCGCTGACAGCATTCGCATAGCCTCTCCCGAATTTTTTGGAAAAAGCAGTGAGCAGTGGCGGTTTCGATAAATACTGATTTCAGGCTACCTTTTTGCGGGGAACATTTCCACCGCCAGTTGCAGCCTAATTCCCCTGCCCATAAAAAAAGCCCGCCATAGGCGGGCCGAAACAAAAAATATTCACTGCAGGGGAGGCACATCACACAAATTATCAAAGAATGCTCGGTTGCCTCGCTATGAGTTCTTCAAGCACCACGGCATCGGCAGGCAAAAATCCGAGGGCAAAGGCCTCCTGCGGCTCAACCCACCGCAGGTTTTGCCCTTCTTCGCCACAGGGTTCGCCCACGAATTCGGTGACATGAAAAAAATACAGCCGCACGCTGAAGCCGCGCTCCACATATTCATGGTCAAGGCTTTTCCAGAACACGACCTGCCGCACGCCCACGCCCAGCTCTTCTGCCAGTTCGCGTTTGAGGGCGTCTTCCGGACTTTCTCCGGCCTCGAGCTTGCCGCCGGGAAACTCCCAGTACCCTTCAAGAGGCTTGTCGCTGAGGCGCTGGCTGGCCAGAAACCTCTTGCCCCGCCAGATGATGCCCGCAGCTACTTCTATATGTTGCATGCCGCTCTCCACACCGGGCGCGAGGCCCTGGAGCAGTTTTGGGTGAAAACGTATTTATACTATTGCACCAAGCTCTTACGTCACGCAACGCCTTTGTGGGGGTTGCCGCGAAACCTGTCGGTCAATCCTGCTCCACGTTCCACTTTTCCCGCACAGCCGTCATGCCTTCTTCAAGCGTGGTCATTTCTTCCAGAATGGCTTCACTACGCTGCTTGCACGATTCAAAGGTCTTGAGCAGATCGCTGGAACGGGCGTGGTCGGCATACACATCCGGGTCGGCCAGTTGGCCTTCCACAAGGGCCTGCTGGTCAAGCACCGAGGCAAGCTCTGTTTCCAGCGCTTCGTAACGGTTTTGCAGGGGCTTCAGCTCCTTGTGCAGGGCATTGCGCCTGTCGGCCTGTTCGCGCTTGATGCGCTTCTGTTCATCGCGCGACAATGGCTGCGCGGCGGGCACGTCCGTCTGCCGGGCGCTGTTGCCCGATGCATTGGCGGCACTCTGGGGGCTTTCGCCCAAACCGTTCTGGCGGGCGCGGCGGTTTTCGTCATACGAGGCAAAGTCGGGGAATACGGTCAGCCCATTTTCATTGAGTTCCCAGGCTTCAGCCCCAACCTGCGAGAGCAGCCAGCGGTCATGCGCCACCATGAGCAGGGTTCCGTTAAACTTCTGTAGCGCGCTCACCAGGGCTTCGCGGCTTTCGAGGTCAAGATGGTTGGTGGGTTCGTCCAGCAACAGAAAGTTGCAGCGCTTCAAAAACAGCGTTGCCAGCACAAGGCGGCTTTTTTCGCCACCCGAAAGGGCGCTCACCTGCCGTTCAAAATAGTCCTGCCCCAGCATGAAGAGCCCGAGAACGCTCATCAGCTCTTCTTCCGTGGTGTGCGGATCTGAAAGACGGCGGATCTCGCCAAGCACAGTGGTATCGCCCCGCAAGGTGTCCATCTGATGCTGGGTGTAGTAGCCCATGCGCATCTGCGATGCCGTGACCATATTGCCGCCGCAGCGTTCCAGCGTGCCAGCCAGCAGCTTGAGCAGGGTGGACTTGCCGCAGCCGTTGTGCCCCACCAGCGCCACCCGCTGCCCACGGAACAGGGTCAGGGTCAGGGGCGGCCACATGGTTTTGCCATCGCCAAAATGAAATTCCAGATCCGCAGCAGACAGAACAATCTTTTCTGAATGCGGAGCTTCGGGCCAGCTGAAATTCAGATCCTTGCGCTTGGGTTCCGGTCTGTAGTCTTCCAGCTCTTTTTCGAGCTTTTTGGCCATCTTCATCCGGGAACCCGCCTGACGGGCCTTGGTGGCCTTGGCGCGAAAGCGCTCCACAAAGGCCATCTTGCGGTCAAGATCGTCCTTGAGGGCGCGGGCTTCACGCTCACGCTGGGCGTTGTATTCGTCCTGAAGGGTCAGAAACTGCGTGTAGGTGGCTTTGCGGAACACGGGCTTGGACAGCCCGAGGTAGAGAACGTGCGTGCCGACATTATCCATGAACACACGGTCGTGGGCCACAAATACCAGCGCGCCGCTGAAGTCCATGAGAAAGGATTCCAGCCATTCCACGGCTTCTACGTCGAGGTGGTTGGTGGGTTCGTCCAGCAGCAGCACATCGGCGCCGGCGGTAAGCACGCGGGCCAGCTTGGCGCGCTCGCGCCAGCCGCCGGAGAGTTCGCGCAGGGTTCGGTTCCACTTGTTTTCGGCAAAGCCCAGACCGGAAAGCACGGCCTTGGCCCGATGCTCGGGATTGTAGCCGTAGAGCGCCTCAAGCTCGCCCTGACGGTGCATCAGGGAGGTCAGGCGCGACTCGTCCTTACTGGCGGCGGCTTCTTCCCATTCGGCCCAAAAATCGCTCCAGTCGTGCAGCACGTCCAGTACATAGGCCAGCAGCGGCGTTTCGAGGGATTCCTCTGAAAGCTCCTGCTCCACAAAGCCAAGGCGGCAGCCGCGCGGCAGAATCACCCGCCCGCCGTCAGGGCTCTCCACCCCGGCCAGGAGGCGCAACAAGGTGGATTTACCCGTACCGTTGGGCCCGCAAACGCACAGCCGTACACCGGAATCCACTTCCAGCGAAAAGTTGCTGAGAATGTCCCGTCCGCCAAATGCCTTGGAAAGTTCCTGTATGGTGATCTTCACAACCAGCCCTCGCGGCGGTAGCCGTCGATGGCTTCGGTCATACCTGCCTCAAGGCTCACGCGCGGCGCAAAACCCAGTTCGCAGCAGATGCGGCTGTTGTCGCACAGCCACCCGGCCTGACGGGCTTCACGGTATTTGTCCAGATTCCAGGCCGGGGCGCGCCGCAGCCCACGCCCCAAAAGGCGGCGGGACACGGCATCGGCAGCCACGGCAAAGGCCGTAGACAGCCCGGCAGTACAAGCCATGACGGGCAAAGGCATGCGCACTACGCACACATTGCGGGGTGCGCGGCCAAGGGCCTTGTCCACCGCTGCGCCCATGACCCGGCAAAAGCCGGACATGGTATAGGCCTCGCCGTCACTCAGATGATAAACGCCGCTGGCTTCGGGTTTGCATGCGCACAGCACGGCCTGGGCCATGTCGTCCGCATGTACGGCGCTGACCGGGAACTCGCGTCCAGCGCCGGGGCTCACGGCCACATGGGCACGCATAACCCCCTGAAATACCGGCAGCAGGCCCTTGTCGCCCGAGCCATAAATGATGGGCGGGCGTAGGGTTACAAGACTTTGCCCAAGAGCGCGCCCAAGCACCTGCTCGGTAAGCATTTTTGACCAGCCATAGGCGGAAACCGGCGCAGGCGGCGTGGCATCGTCCACACCGGGGGCCGTGCCGCAGGGGCCGGTTGCCGCGAGGCTTGAAACCAGCACAAAGCGAAAGTCCGCCCCAAGGTTTCCAGCGCGGGCAAGGCTGGTTATTGCGCTGGCCATGCTGCGGGCGGCAAGGGCGTTGGCCCGCAGATAATCCTGCCAGCCAAGGCCAAAAAGCAGGGCCGCCATGTGGATGACCACATCCTTGCCGTGCAGGGCTTCTGCAAGCCCCTGCCCCGTGCTCAGATCGGCCTGGACTGTTTCCACGCCCGCAGGCAGATGCCCGGTGCGCGAGGCAGCCCGAGTGAGGCAGGTGACCTGCGCTCCGGCTTCCAGCAGTTGCGGCAGCAGATGCCGCCCCACAAAACCAGTGCCGCCCGTAAGCAGCACTTTTTTACCCGCCAAATGCGGTGTATATACGGCGCTTTCAGTCATGGTCACGACTGAATCTCCCTGCGATAGAGGCGGTAACGCTTGGTAAGCTGGCCCGAGAAATCTTCGAGCAGATCGTTGACGGGCGTGTTGTCTTCCAGCACCCAGGAACCCTCAACCCACTGAAAATGCGGGTGCTGACGCGCCTTTTCCAGCATGAAGTCGAGCAGCAGCAAGGGCAGGCCCATGAGGCGAAATTCTTCGCGAATACCAAAAAGAATGATGCGGTAGCCGCCGCGAATCTCTGCGCGGGACTGCCACCAGTGCCACAAAGCCGAGATGCCCAGCTTGCCGTTGAGCCGCCGCAAGAGCGGGGCCATGTCCGGCAGGGCCACCATGCCTGCGGCTGGTTCGTTATTGTGGAAGAACAGTACAAAAAATTCCGGATCAAGAACGCTTTTGAGCTCCTTGACGTGCTGTTCCGCCTCACCGTCAGAAAGGGGAGAAAAACCCCAGTTCTTGGCCCAGGACACCTTGTACAGCTCCAGCATGGCGCGGATATCCTCCGCCAGTGTGGCCTTGCTGGACGTACGGCAGGTAAAGCGCCCCTCGGCCTTGAGGCGCGTCACTTCCTCACTGAGCCATTCCGGCGGCGTAAGGCGCGAGCGCTCGATCTGGTAGGCGAAAAGATCCTGCTCCTTGCGCAGATGCCACGTTTCGAGCAGCTCAGCGTAATACGGCGGGTTCCAGGGCATCATGATGGTGGGCGCAAGGTCAAAGCCATGCACCAGCAGGCCGCAGGTATAGTTGGCCGAGGGATTCAGCGGCCCGCGCATAAAGCGCATGCCCTGCTCGGCCAGCCAGCCGTACGCCGCATCCAGCAGGGCGTGGGCGGCCTCGGGATCATTGGCGCACTCAAAAAAGCCGAAGGCCCCGCACTTTTCATTGGCATAGGCATTGTACTTTTCGTCCACAATGGCTGCTATGCGGCCAATGGCGCGGCCATCGCGCAGCACAAGAAAGAGTTCGCGTCGGGCGCTTTCCCAGAAGGGATGTTCACCGGGCGTGAGCAGTTCACGATCCTGACTTTTAAGGCCAGGCGTCCACAGGGAGCCACGTTCATACAGGCTCCACGGTAAATCCATGAACTGGTCAAATTCCTGCTTGGAGCGGGCGGGGATAACGGTAAGCGACATAGTTAGTCCAAATCCAGGCTGCCGCAATAAGCGCCCAGGTCTTCAATGCCCAGCTTTTCACACAGGGCGGGGAGTTCCTCTGCCAGGGCAAAGGCGCAGTCGGGCCGCATGAAGTTGCCCGTGCCAACCTGCACGGCGCGCGCGCCCACCAGCAAAAATTCCAGCGCGTCTTCGGCGGTGACAATGCCGCCCACACCGATAACGGGGATGTTCACGGCGCGGGCCACCTGCCACACGCAGCGCAGGGCCACGGGCTTGATGGCAGGGCCGGAAAGGCCACCCACCACGTTGGCCAGCGAGGGCTTGCGACTGTTCAGATCCACAGACATGCCGAGCAGCGTGTTGATGCACGAGATACTGTCCGCGCCCGCGTCTTCAACGCTCCGGGCCATAAGGGCGATATCCGTCACATTGGGCGAGAGCTTGACCATAACGTGCTTGCCCGGCGCGGCGCGGCGCACGGCAGCCGTGACCTGGGCGGCAAGCGCCGGATCCTGGCCAAACAGCACGCCGCCTTCCTTGACGTTGGGGCAGGAGACGTTCACCTCAAGGGCGGCAACGCCTTCTTCCGCATTGAGGCGGGCGGCAAGCTCGGCGAATTCCTCCACCGAACCGGCGTAAATATTGGCGATAACTGCTGTTTCCTGCCAGGGCAGGCGGGGGAGCTTGTCTTGGCAGAAAACCTCGACTCCGTCATTTTGCAGACCCACGGCGTTAAGCATGCCCGCGGTGGTTTCCACAATACGCGGCGTGGCGTTGCCCTGACGTGGCAACAGGGAAAGACCCTTGGCGACCAGACCGCCAAGCGAGGCAAGATCGCCGTAAGAGGCAAACTCCAGCCCGTAGCCGAAGGTGCCTGAAGCCGTGAGCACAGGGTTCTTAAGGGTCAGATCATGCGTCTGCCCCTTGAGTGTGACGGAAAGATCCATGCCGCTTTCTCCAGATTGCCGACATCCGGCATTTTGTGCGTGGCTTCGCCTGGCAAGACAGGCCCGCGCGTACCCACGCGCGACCGCCGGTTCGCCGGTGCGGCGCGCCATGGCCGTAACGGATGCCGCATGCGGGCGTTAACGTCGTTTCAGGAATCAAGGAAGGGCAGGCAAAACCTACAGTTCTACCTGATCCGACCAGAATACCGGGCCGTGGTTGCACACCTGCACCAGGCCTTCGCGCTTTGCTTCAACCGGCCAGGCTTCTGTGGTTTTGGTCACGCAGCCAAGGCATGCACCCACACCGCAGGCCATGCGGTTTTCAAGCGAAACCTGGCAGCGAACGCCAAGCTCGGCGGCAAACTTCTGCACGGTGCGCATAAAGGGGGTAGGCCCGCAGGCAAGCACAAGGCCCTTCTGCTCGGCGTATTCGCTCATGCGCTCCTGAATGGTAAAAATAAAATCGTCCAGATCGCCGGATTCCGCTTCGCGCAGGCTGTCCAGCGGCACGTGCTCGTTGATGCTGTCCACTGGATAGCAACTGATGTGCTCGCGGTGCCCAAAGAGCATGGACACATTCCACGGCTTGGGATGCTCGCTCACGTAGCCCACAAAGGGGACTATGCCCATGCCGCCTGCCAGCAGCAGGGTCGGAGTGTCCGGCTCAACGGCAAACCCGTTGCCCAGCGGCCCCCATACGCGAACCTTGTCGCCGGAGCGCAGCTCGGACATGCGCCTTGTGCCTTTGCCGCGCACCTGGAAAAAGCAGATCATATGCCGGGAGGTCATATGGCAGATGCCAAGAGGACGCGCCCAAGGGATATCCAGCCCGAAATTTCGGGGACGGATCATGACAAACTGCCCAGGCCGCCACCGAGTCCACTCGGGGCGGGAGAGGCGCAACGCAAAAAAGCGGCTTTCGTTGCCGGTCTGCCCAAAAGGCACAAGATCGAGAACATCAAGCTCGCAAGAAGATGTTTGTGACATGTCTATAATAATAGTCCTAGTTAGGTTCTAGGTCAACTGACCCCGCTACTCCAAGCCTCTTTGCTAATGTATACAAGAAGTGTATCAATTGTCCATTCTGACGGCCCTCCTTCCCACCATAATCCGCTCCGTTCAACCCTGTTAAATTTAACCTTTTCAGCCAGCCCTGCGCTGGGTATAGTGCCCGCAGGAGAATTTTTATGAGTGACATCTTCGCTTCCCGCCGTGAAAACCTCCGGCGTGCCATGCGCTTGCGCGGGCTTGACGCCATGCTCATCAGCCAGGCTGCCAACAGGTTTTATCTTTCCGGTTTTGAGCTGCATGATCCACAGTTTAACGAAAGCGCAGGCAGACTTGTCATCACATCTGATGGGCACGACTGGTTGGCAACAGACGGCCGCTATCTGGACGCAGCCTCACGCATCTGGGATCGCGAACGCATCTTTATATACGGCGGCAACGCAGCGCGCGAACTGCACGGATTGCTCAGGCGCTGCGGCAGCCGCATTGGCATTGAGGCCAACGGCGTCAGCCTCACCTTTGCCCGCGATCTGACTGACGCTGGCTCCGGCCTGTATTGCGAGGCGGCTGACGGCATGGTCGAGCGCCTGCGCCGCATCAAGGAACCCTGCGAAATCTCCGCGCTGGAAAAATCTTTTGCGCTCAACCACAAACTGATGAAATGGGTTGAGGGCCAGTTGGAGCCGGGACGCACAGAGGCCGACATAAGCTGGCTCATTGAGCGCTTTTTTCGCGAAAACGGCGCTTCGGAACTTGCTTTTGCCAACATTGTGGCCGTGGGCAAAAACGCCGCCCTGCCCCATGCCATCCCCGGTCAGGACGCTGTTACAGACAACTGCCCGGTTCTGGTCGATGTGGGCTGCCGCGTTGAGAACTACTGCTCTGACCAGACCCGCACCTTCTGGGTGGGTACGGCACCGACTGACGAGTTCCGCCGTGCGCTCGACCTTACCCGGCAGGCGCAGACGGCGGCCATAGAGGGCATGCGCCCCGGCATGCCTTTGCGCATGGCCTATGCGCTGGCGCATGATGTTTTTGCCAAAGCTGGCGTCGCCAATGCCTTTACGCACGGCCTCGGGCACGGCGTGGGCCTTGAAACCCACGAAGCACCCAGCCTTTCGCCCCGCGCTGAGGGTGTTCTGGAACCTGGCATGGTTGTGACCGTTGAGCCGGGGCTCTACTATCCTCAATGGGGCGGCATCCGCTGGGAATACACCGTGCTGGTTGAAAAAGACGGCGTCAGAATCCTTTAAGGAGGCGGCATGAGCATTCTCTTTCTGGTGGGCGCGCGGGCTTCGGGCAAAACAACCATCGGCAAGGCGCTTGCCAGAAGCCTCGGCCTGCCCTTTGCCGACACTGATCAGCATTTGCTGCACCGGGCGGGCCGTACTGTAGAGCAGATTGTGGCCGCAGAGGGCTGGCCCGGCTTCCGCAGCCGGGAAAGTCAGGCTTTGCAGGAAGTGGTGGACGCACACCCCGCTGGCTGCGTCGTTTCCACCGGGGGCGGCATGGTGCTGGCGGAAGAAAATCGCCGCCTCATGCGCCAACGCGGCATGGTTGTTTTTCTCGATGCCCCTGTGCAGACCCTTGCCGAAAGACTGAGCCGCAACCCTGTCAACAACCAGCGCCCTTCGCTAACCGGTAAGGGACTCATTGAAGAAATCGGCCAGATTCTGAACGAACGGCGGCATCTTTATGAACAAGCCGCGCACCACATAGTTGATGCATCGCGGCCCATGCCTGTTGTCTGCCAGCACATAGAGCAGCTCTTGCAGGAACGGAAGCCGCAGGACCACGCCAAGGCATGACCATACACTTCACCCTGCCCTCACTGTTTGCCTTCAATGGCTGATACCGATCGCATTTCATCCCAATTGCCAGCGCCGCTTGTATCCGTGGTGCTGCCAGCGTGGAATGCGGCCCGCACTCTGGGCGCAACCCTGCAAAGCCTGCTCGGGCAGCGCCCGGCCCCAGGCGCGCCCTTACCCGAATTTGAAATTATTGTTGCTGACGACGGATCCACCGACGACACCCCCGAGCTTCTGGAATACTGGGCAAGCCCCATCCGTTGCGGTCACAGATTGC encodes the following:
- a CDS encoding (deoxy)nucleoside triphosphate pyrophosphohydrolase; this encodes MQHIEVAAGIIWRGKRFLASQRLSDKPLEGYWEFPGGKLEAGESPEDALKRELAEELGVGVRQVVFWKSLDHEYVERGFSVRLYFFHVTEFVGEPCGEEGQNLRWVEPQEAFALGFLPADAVVLEELIARQPSIL
- a CDS encoding ATP-binding cassette domain-containing protein; translation: MKITIQELSKAFGGRDILSNFSLEVDSGVRLCVCGPNGTGKSTLLRLLAGVESPDGGRVILPRGCRLGFVEQELSEESLETPLLAYVLDVLHDWSDFWAEWEEAAASKDESRLTSLMHRQGELEALYGYNPEHRAKAVLSGLGFAENKWNRTLRELSGGWRERAKLARVLTAGADVLLLDEPTNHLDVEAVEWLESFLMDFSGALVFVAHDRVFMDNVGTHVLYLGLSKPVFRKATYTQFLTLQDEYNAQREREARALKDDLDRKMAFVERFRAKATKARQAGSRMKMAKKLEKELEDYRPEPKRKDLNFSWPEAPHSEKIVLSAADLEFHFGDGKTMWPPLTLTLFRGQRVALVGHNGCGKSTLLKLLAGTLERCGGNMVTASQMRMGYYTQHQMDTLRGDTTVLGEIRRLSDPHTTEEELMSVLGLFMLGQDYFERQVSALSGGEKSRLVLATLFLKRCNFLLLDEPTNHLDLESREALVSALQKFNGTLLMVAHDRWLLSQVGAEAWELNENGLTVFPDFASYDENRRARQNGLGESPQSAANASGNSARQTDVPAAQPLSRDEQKRIKREQADRRNALHKELKPLQNRYEALETELASVLDQQALVEGQLADPDVYADHARSSDLLKTFESCKQRSEAILEEMTTLEEGMTAVREKWNVEQD
- a CDS encoding NAD-dependent epimerase/dehydratase family protein, which gives rise to MTESAVYTPHLAGKKVLLTGGTGFVGRHLLPQLLEAGAQVTCLTRAASRTGHLPAGVETVQADLSTGQGLAEALHGKDVVIHMAALLFGLGWQDYLRANALAARSMASAITSLARAGNLGADFRFVLVSSLAATGPCGTAPGVDDATPPAPVSAYGWSKMLTEQVLGRALGQSLVTLRPPIIYGSGDKGLLPVFQGVMRAHVAVSPGAGREFPVSAVHADDMAQAVLCACKPEASGVYHLSDGEAYTMSGFCRVMGAAVDKALGRAPRNVCVVRMPLPVMACTAGLSTAFAVAADAVSRRLLGRGLRRAPAWNLDKYREARQAGWLCDNSRICCELGFAPRVSLEAGMTEAIDGYRREGWL
- a CDS encoding dihydroorotate dehydrogenase, with the translated sequence MDLSVTLKGQTHDLTLKNPVLTASGTFGYGLEFASYGDLASLGGLVAKGLSLLPRQGNATPRIVETTAGMLNAVGLQNDGVEVFCQDKLPRLPWQETAVIANIYAGSVEEFAELAARLNAEEGVAALEVNVSCPNVKEGGVLFGQDPALAAQVTAAVRRAAPGKHVMVKLSPNVTDIALMARSVEDAGADSISCINTLLGMSVDLNSRKPSLANVVGGLSGPAIKPVALRCVWQVARAVNIPVIGVGGIVTAEDALEFLLVGARAVQVGTGNFMRPDCAFALAEELPALCEKLGIEDLGAYCGSLDLD
- a CDS encoding iron-sulfur cluster-binding protein; translated protein: MSQTSSCELDVLDLVPFGQTGNESRFFALRLSRPEWTRWRPGQFVMIRPRNFGLDIPWARPLGICHMTSRHMICFFQVRGKGTRRMSELRSGDKVRVWGPLGNGFAVEPDTPTLLLAGGMGIVPFVGYVSEHPKPWNVSMLFGHREHISCYPVDSINEHVPLDSLREAESGDLDDFIFTIQERMSEYAEQKGLVLACGPTPFMRTVQKFAAELGVRCQVSLENRMACGVGACLGCVTKTTEAWPVEAKREGLVQVCNHGPVFWSDQVEL
- a CDS encoding M24 family metallopeptidase; the protein is MSDIFASRRENLRRAMRLRGLDAMLISQAANRFYLSGFELHDPQFNESAGRLVITSDGHDWLATDGRYLDAASRIWDRERIFIYGGNAARELHGLLRRCGSRIGIEANGVSLTFARDLTDAGSGLYCEAADGMVERLRRIKEPCEISALEKSFALNHKLMKWVEGQLEPGRTEADISWLIERFFRENGASELAFANIVAVGKNAALPHAIPGQDAVTDNCPVLVDVGCRVENYCSDQTRTFWVGTAPTDEFRRALDLTRQAQTAAIEGMRPGMPLRMAYALAHDVFAKAGVANAFTHGLGHGVGLETHEAPSLSPRAEGVLEPGMVVTVEPGLYYPQWGGIRWEYTVLVEKDGVRIL
- the aroL gene encoding shikimate kinase AroL, with translation MSILFLVGARASGKTTIGKALARSLGLPFADTDQHLLHRAGRTVEQIVAAEGWPGFRSRESQALQEVVDAHPAGCVVSTGGGMVLAEENRRLMRQRGMVVFLDAPVQTLAERLSRNPVNNQRPSLTGKGLIEEIGQILNERRHLYEQAAHHIVDASRPMPVVCQHIEQLLQERKPQDHAKA